One window of the Benincasa hispida cultivar B227 chromosome 3, ASM972705v1, whole genome shotgun sequence genome contains the following:
- the LOC120074493 gene encoding pyruvate kinase 2, cytosolic-like → MHSSHLLLEEPIRMASILEPSKASFFPTMTKIVGTLGPKSRSVDVISACLRAGMSVARFDFSWGDPDYHQETLENLKMAVKSTKKLCAVMLDTAGPEVLVVNRSEKSISLQEDGFVVLTPNQELEASSELLPINYDGLSKVVKKGDTLFLGQYLFTGSETTSVWLEVSEVKGDDVVCLIKNSATLVGSMYTLHAAEIHIDLPTLTDKDKEIIATWGVKNKIDFLSLSHARHAEDVREARQFLSKLGDLSQTQIFAKIESVEGLTNFDDILQEADGIILARGNLGLDLPPEKVFLFQKTALYRCNMAGKPAVLTRVVDSMTNNLRPTRAEATDVANAVLDGSDAILLGAETLRGLYPVETVSTVSRICAESEKVFNQDLYFKKAVKHIGEPMSHLESIASSAVRAAIKVKASVIICFTSSGRAARLIAKYRPTMPVISVVIPRLKTDQLRWSLSGAFEARQSLIIRGLFPVLADPQHLAGSNNATNESVLKAALDHGKSAGIIKAHDRVVVCQKVGDASVVKIIELED, encoded by the exons ATGCATTCCAGTCACTTGCTTCTCGAGGAGCCCATTCGGATGGCTTCCATTTTGGAGCCTTCCAAGGCT AGCTTCTTTCCTACAATGACAAAAATTGTTGGTACTCTGGGTCCTAAGTCTCGATCTGTCGATGTTATTTCTGCGTGTTTGAGGGCTGGAATGTCGG TTGCTCGGTTCGACTTTTCATGGGGTGATCCGGATTACCATCAAGAGACTTTGGAAAATTTGAAGATGGCTGTCAAAAGCACGAAGAAACTTTGTGCT GTTATGCTGGATACAGCAGGTCCTGAGGTGCTGGTTGTAAATAGAAGTGAGAAATCTATCTCTCTTCAGGAAGATGGGTTTGTTGTTTTGACACCCAATCAAGAACTAGAGGCATCTTCGGAGCTGCTGCCTATAAATTATGATGGACTTTCAAAG GTTGTTAAGAAAGGAGACACCCTTTTTCTTGGTCAGTATCTTTTCACTGGAAGTGAAACAACTTCTGTCTGGTTGGAG GTTTCCGAAGTGAAAGGAGATGATGTTGTTTGTCTGATAAAGAACTCTGCCACATTGGTTGGTTCAATGTACACTTTGCATGCTGCTGAAATTCACATTGATCTTCCAACACTTACTGACAAAGATAAAGAG ATCATAGCTACATGGGGAGTAAAAAACAAGATTGACTTCCTCTCTTTGTCACATGCTAGACATGCGGAAGATGTTCGAGAA GCTCGACAATTTCTTTCTAAGCTAGGCGACCTTAGCCAAACTCAAATATTTGCAAAGATTGAAAGTGTAGAG GGATTAACCAATTTTGACGATATACTACAAGAAGCAGATGGTATTATTCTAGCTCGTGGAAATTTGGGGTTAGATCTCCCACCCGAGAAG GTGTTCTTGTTTCAGAAAACTGCCCTTTATAGATGTAATATGGCTGGAAAGCCTGCTGTTTTAACTCGTGTGGTAGACAGCATGACTAACAACTTGAGACCTACACGTGCAGAAGCTACTGATGTTGCCAATGCTGTTCTTGATG GAAGTGATGCAATTCTTCTTGGAGCTGAGACATTGCGTGGATTATATCCAGTAGAAACCGTTTCAACTGTTAGTAGAATATGTGCTGAG TCAGAGAAGGTTTTCAATCAAGATTTATATTTCAAGAAGGCAGTCAAACACATTGGGGAGCCCATGTCACACTTGGAATCTATTGCCTCCTCAGCG GTTAGGGCAGCCATTAAAGTGAAGGCTTCCGTGATTATATGCTTTACTTCATCTGGAAGGGCTGCTAG ATTAATTGCAAAGTATAGGCCAACAATGCCCGTTATATCTGTTGTCATTCCAAGGCTGAAGACAGATCAATTAAGGTGGAGTCTGAGTGGGGCATTTGAG GCTCGGCAATCACTAATTATCAGAGGTCTATTCCCTGTGCTTGCTGATCCTCAACACCTA GCGGGCTCTAACAATGCGACGAATGAGTCTGTTCTGAAGGCTGCTCTAGATCATGGAAAGTCAGCAGGAATCATTAAGGCACATGACCGTGTAGTGGTTTGCCAGAAAGTAGGGGATGCCTCAGTAGTAAAGATTATCGAGCTTGAAGATTAA